The DNA window GAGTTCGGCCGCCCGGTCTGCCTTCACTTTTACTCGAACAAGACGCATGTGCATGGTTCAGTGATTCCCTTTCGTTCAAAGAGCGTGTGAACGGCCGGGCCAATCCTGTGAAAGACCCGGCCGCGGACTTACTTCTTCCGGATGACGATACAAGTCATATCATCCTCTTGTGCCGCTCCGGTCATCCATGACTCCCAGGCGGCAACAAGCCGGTTGATGATCGTATCGGATGATTCGGCAGCCGTCCCGGCAAGTATCTCCTGCACCCTGCCGTAGTCGAACATCTCGCCCCGACTATTCTTCTGTTCGGGAAGACCGTCGCTCAGAAGCAGAAGCGTGTCGCCGACCTCAAATGGAGTTTCGTGCACCGGGTAAGAGAAATCTCTCATCGCCCCGAGCGGCATTCCTTTGAGCTGGATTTCTTCAACGCAGCCGGTTTCCTTCCTATAGAGAAACACCGGCGGCATGCCGGCATTTGCAAGCCGGAGGTTGTTACCCCTCAGCCGGACGAGCAGAAATCCCATCAGCATTCTCCCCAACCTGATCTGCTTGATGGCGCGGCTGCAATGATTGAAGAAGCTCTGAATGTCCGTACGGGAGGCTTCGAGCGCAAACAGGCCTTTCATCAGCGTCACAACGGTGCCGGCCTGCATGCCGTGACCTGTTGCATCGCCAAGGGCGACATCCAAAGAATCGCCGTCGGGGGCAACGCTGAAATCATAGTAGTCGCCGCCCACTTCTGTTGCCGTTCGAATGTACACCGCAATATCATAATCGGGGAGTTGCGGGATTTCTCCCGGCAGCATCGAGAGTTGCAGCGTGCGGGCATCTTCAAGTTCCTTTGTCTTGCGGACGTTTTCGGCTTCGAGGGCAATCCTTTCCGCTTCCGCCGCTTTTTCGCGTTCATTCAGCCGCGCATTCTCAATAACTTGAGCCGATTGCGCCGCGATAATGGTCAACAGCCGTTGATCCTCATCCGAAAAGTTCTTCCCGTCCTTTTTGTTGAAGACGGTCAACACACCTTTCAGCGCGCCTTTGTTCATCATCGGAACGCACAGGAGAGTTTTTACAGACAGATCCCACTTCACGCCGCGGAAGCGTTGATCGTTGTGCGGCTCGTTGAGCAGGAGCGGCTTTTTATTCAACTGCATCCAGCCGACAAGAGCATGGTTGACGTGGAATTCTTCGTGAGCGGAAGAACTGACGTTCGCGCGGATGAGCGTCTTCATGGAACTGTCCGCCTGCTCTTCAACAAGTGTCACGAGGCCCTGTTCGGCATTCAATGCGCGAAGCGAACGCCGGACAATCGTCTGCATGATTTCCTGCGAGTTGAGCGACGCACTGATTGCCCCGGCAAGGTCGTTGAGAATGGAAAGCTCTTCGACAGCGCGACGGAGACGGCGGTTCTCTTCATGAAGAGCATGGAACTGCACCATGTCCGGATTAGACATCACAGCGTGTCATCATTATGTGAAAGAGCCCTGCAGGATTGAAATGAGAGGTTATGTGAAACTCTTCTGCGCTTCGTCTATCGTATCGTGAACATCGAACACCAGAGAGAGCTTTGTAATGACGAACACGCTGTCGATATTCTTGTTCACGCCGGTGAGTTTGATGTGCCAGCCTTTGCGGGTGTATGTTGTATGAGCCCCCACAAGGACGCCGATTCCCGCACTGTTCACGAATGTGACGCCGCTGAGATCGACAATCAACTTGCTGTATTCACGGTCGATGAAGCCGGCAACTGCACGGCGTACTTCGTCCGTTTCTTCTCCCCCGGTCAAAGCGCCTTTGACCTCAATTAAACCGATGCCGCCGGTAAGCGACGAT is part of the Bacteroidota bacterium genome and encodes:
- a CDS encoding PP2C family protein-serine/threonine phosphatase, with amino-acid sequence MSNPDMVQFHALHEENRRLRRAVEELSILNDLAGAISASLNSQEIMQTIVRRSLRALNAEQGLVTLVEEQADSSMKTLIRANVSSSAHEEFHVNHALVGWMQLNKKPLLLNEPHNDQRFRGVKWDLSVKTLLCVPMMNKGALKGVLTVFNKKDGKNFSDEDQRLLTIIAAQSAQVIENARLNEREKAAEAERIALEAENVRKTKELEDARTLQLSMLPGEIPQLPDYDIAVYIRTATEVGGDYYDFSVAPDGDSLDVALGDATGHGMQAGTVVTLMKGLFALEASRTDIQSFFNHCSRAIKQIRLGRMLMGFLLVRLRGNNLRLANAGMPPVFLYRKETGCVEEIQLKGMPLGAMRDFSYPVHETPFEVGDTLLLLSDGLPEQKNSRGEMFDYGRVQEILAGTAAESSDTIINRLVAAWESWMTGAAQEDDMTCIVIRKK
- a CDS encoding STAS domain-containing protein; translated protein: MAVRTSSLTGGIGLIEVKGALTGGEETDEVRRAVAGFIDREYSKLIVDLSGVTFVNSAGIGVLVGAHTTYTRKGWHIKLTGVNKNIDSVFVITKLSLVFDVHDTIDEAQKSFT